GGGGAGTCGAGCGCCCCGAGCGAGGCGAGCGGGGCTCCGGAGACTTCCGATTCCGCCTCAGGCTCCGGGAGCGGCTCCGGTTCCGGCTCGGGTGCCGGCACCGGCTCGGCGACGGCCTCGGGCTCGGCCTCGAACGCCTCGAGACGGGTGGCCGGAAGGTCGAGCTCGAAATCGCGGGCGGGTGAAAGGTCCTCCGCTTCCGGGTAGGGGCTCGCGACGCCCGTCCCCGGGGTCGCCATCTCGAAGTGCGGCCCGTCCCCGGCCGCGGGTTCCGGAGGGGTTTCGGGCTCGGGCTCGGGTCGGCCCCAGCTCTCCGCCTCGGGGGTCGCGAGGCGCCAGGCCTCGTTCACGATCTCCGCGCCGTCGGCGTCGCCGGAGATCTCGACCGCGCCCACGTCTTCGGACGGCTTCCACGCGTGCGGACCGTCCGTGCGCTCCTCGGTCGGCTCCGACCACTCCGAGGGGGCGATCGCGCCGTCGCCGGCGGTGACCGAAGGAGTGATCTCGTCGATGCGGGTGACCTCGAACGCCTCGTCCGCCACCTGGGCCGGAGCGATCGGCGCCGGCTCGACCGGAGCGGGAGGTTCGGACGACTCCGCGGGGGCGGCCGGCGCGCCGCCGAAGGCCATGTCGATGGCCTCGTCGAGCGGCGCTTCCGCGACCGCGCCGAGCAGCCGCAGGGCCCACAACGTCTGGCAGACCCGGTAGTCCCCGAGGGGATGCTCCCGGCAGAGCTCGAGGGGCGACCGCGGCGACCGCAGGCTCGTGACGAGCTCCCAGTCCTCCGCGGAAACCGTCATGCGGTCGAGGACGCCGAGGTACCCGGGCGTCAGCTCGAGCCGCGAGCCGAGTCCACCGCACCCTTCCTTGATTCGCGGCCACGACGAGACGCCGCGAAGACCCTGGAGGATCAGATCCTCGAGCGACCGGTCCATCGTGATCGATTCGAAGGACGGAAGCTCCCCGGAGGCGAACAGCCACTCCCCTTCCGGCCAGCGGAACGTATCCCAGACGATCTCGAGAAGGTGCTCGCGCACCAGGCGATCGAGCTCGTCCGCCTGAATCACCCCCATCTCCTGGAGGATCGTCCCCACCCGCTTGTTCGACAGCAGCCGACGCGCCGTTTCCTCGCGGTCGCGCAACGAGATTACGCCGCGCCGGAGCAGATAGGCGATCAGGCCGTCGTCGATGCTGTTGCTGGTTGCGAAGACGCAACGCCCCTCGCGCAGGTGGAACGTGCGCTCGACCGATCCTCGGGTCACGAAGAGGACCCCGGTCTCGGCGGCGCGGCCGAGCCGAACGAATAGACCCGCGAGCCCGTCCGCGTCGAGCCTTCCCTCGACCCCGAAGGTCGACGGGGCGTCGGGGACGGCCTCGGCCTCCTGGATCAGACCCAGGACCTTGAAGGCCCACAGCGCCTGGTAGATCTCGAAGTTCGAGAGGTAGACCTCCTCGCACAGTTTCGAGACGGGCTCGGGGGCGCCGTCCAGTCGCGTGAGGAGCTGGCGTTCCCCTTCCGACAATTGCAGGCCGTCGGCGGCGTCCCGCCAGGATTCGGTCGCGCGATAGCGGGTGCGCGGCGATCCGACGCTTCGCCGGATCCGCGAGAAGGAACGGACCGAGCGGATCCCCTGGATGAGGAGGTCGCCGGTGTTCATGCCGAGGGTGACGACCTCGTCGGTCGGGAGCGGTCCCTCCACGAAGGTGTGCTCCCCCTCCTCCCACGGGAACAGGCTCAGCACGATCGCCCGAACCTGCCGAAGGACGCCCTTGACCAGATGATCGGGGCTCAGGTGTCCCGCCTCGACGAGGATCGTCCCGAGTCGTTTCCCCTCGGGGAGCCGGGCGATCGCCCGCTCGAGGTGATCGAGGCGGATCACGCCCTCACGGAGGAGCATCTCGCCGAGGCGGTCGTTGGGGTCGGTGGACGCCGCGAAGATGATCCGACCTTCCTGGAAGTAGACCCGCTTGGTGTTCCCCTTCGAGGTGAGGTGCAGGACTCCCGTGGACCGGGAGCGGCACAACGACCAGAAGAGGTCGGGAACGCTGATGCCTTCCAGACGGCCGGTCGTCACCCGGACCGACTCCTGCGACGTGGAACCGTGCATGCTCGCCGCCTCGCGCGGACCCGGCACCGGTGCATCCGGAAAGGTCCGCAAACGCCGCTAAACTTAATGCCCCGCTCCCCGGCGTCAAGAACCGGATGGGAAGTTCATCGCCGGGTGGGTGCGGAGGCCTCTTCCACGAGCATGACCGGGATCCCGTCCCGGATCGGGTAGACCCTGCCGCAGCCCTCGCAGGCGAGCCCCGCGGACCCCTCGGTCGGCCGGACCTTCGCGTGGCACGCGGGGCAGACGAGGATCTCGAGCAGCCTCGAATCAACGGACATGGGAGCCTCCGACCCGCATCCTAGCGCGGTCCGTATACTGCGGGGTGATGGAGTTTCCGGCCGAGATCCACCGGGGGCTCGCCGACCACGGGGCCGGGCTGCGTGTGCTCGTGCTCCGTCTCGGCGCGTTCGGGGACATTCTCCGCGCCCTCCCGGCGATGCGGCTGGCGCGATTCGCGTTGCCCGATGCGGCATTCCACTGGGTCTGCGACGACCGGTGGGCGGGGATCGTCGAAGGGCACCCGGACCTCGACGGGGTGATCCCCCTCCCGCGTCGCTCCCCCTCCGTCGGTGCCTGGGTGGCGTTCGTCCGCGCCCTCCGCGCGGTGCGCCCCTCGCTCGTCCTCGACTTCCACGGGAACCTCCGGAGCGGACTGGTCGGACGGCTGTCGGGTGCGCCGGTCCGGCTCGGGCACGAGGGACACCAGCAGAAGGAAGGGAACCGCTGGCTCACGACACACCGCGTGCCGGCGGGGGAAAGGCGGCGATCGCGGATCGACCGCAACCTCGACCTCGTTCGGGCGCTCGGGGTTCCCGCATCCCCGCTCCCGTCCGCCGGGATCGAGATCCCGGCATCGGCGGAGCGGCGGGCTCGGGAGATCGTCCGGGAGCTGGGGGCGCTCCCGAACGGCTACGCGATCCTCAACCCCGGCGCGAGCGCATCCCAGGCGTACAAGAAGCCGCCCCGGCCGCTCCTCCAGGCGGCCGCGACGCGGCTGTCGACGGCCGGGGTCCGGCCGATCGTGGTGCACGGGCCCGGCGAGATCGACGACGCACGGGCCGTCGCGGCGGGGGCGGGCGCGGGGCTCGCGCCCGCGACGTCGATCTTCGAGCTGGCGGCGCTGCTCGCCGGGGCGCGCCTTTTCGTCGGCGGGGACAGCGGACCGCTGCACCTCGCCTGCGCCGTTCTCTGCCCGGTCGTGGGGATCTACGGCCCGACCGATCCGGTCGTGAACGCTCCCTGGGGGAGCGAGCACCGCGTGGTCGCGCCGCCGGGCCGGGTCTACACGGGGATCCGGCGCCTCGACCGCGAGTCGGGAGGGTTCGCCGGGATCGTCGCCGCCGACGTCGAGGTCGCCGTCGACGCGCTCCTCCAGGCCACCGCCCGCGCGCTCAGCGAGTGAGCTCGTCGAGGAGCATCTCGATTTCGGAGGCGAGGCCGGCGTGGCCGTTCTCCCGCGCCGAGGCGATCCCTCGTCGGTAGGCGTCGGCGGCCTGTTGCGGCTCGCCGGTGCGCTCGAGGCACCGGCCGAGCTCGCGCCACGCCGCACCGACGTCCCCCTTCTCGAGGAGCAGATAGGCGCGGTAGTGCTCGACGGCCTCGGCGAACGCCCCCGCCTTCACGAGCTCGTGCGCGACGAAGAACCGGGGACGCGGGTCCTCCGGGAACTTCGCCACCATGGCGCGCAGCGCGTCGAGTCGATCGTCGGACATGCTCAGCCCTTCCACGTGAGGCGGTGCACGGCGATCCACATCCTATCGATCACCCGCCCCGACGCCAGCCTCGCGGCGAGTTCGAGGTCGTCCGCCGCGTAGGCGACGTACCAGCCGTCGAACGACGGGCGTCCCGTCCGTTTGGCGGTCGAGCGCTCCAGCCGGCACAGGGCGCGGCGCCGCGCGGCGAAGCCGAGCGCCCCCGCGTGGATCCGCGCGTCGTCGAGGTCGAGGATCACGACGTCGTGCCCTCCCGAAGACGGACGGACGAGGAGGTTCCCGAGGTTGAGGTCGCGGTGCTCGATGCCGGCGTCGTGCATCCTCCGCACGATCCGCATCGCCTCGCGCACGATCGCCGGCTCCTCGGGGGTTCCGAGCCAGCGCTCGAGGGGCACGGCGTCGGGAAGGTCCTCGGTCGCGAGCCATCCGCGCCAGAGCCCCGGCGGGCCCGGGATCGCGAGCAGGAGCAGCGGCTCCGGGGTCGGGATCCCGCGGCGACGCGCCTCGAGAGGCCCGGTCAGGTTGGACAGGATCCTCGAGCGGCCGAGAAACCGGTCGCGCCAGATCGGTCCGGCGAGTCCCCCGCGGCGAAGCCGCTTGAGGCGCGCTCTCGGCCCGGACGTGCCGAGCTCCAGAAGCCCCGTCGGACCCCGACCTCCCGAGCTTCGGTCCAGGCGCGGCTCCCAGCCGTCGGCGCCCGCCAGCCCCGCGGCCAGCGCGGCCGGCATCAGGTCACGGCGCGCCCAGAGGCTCGTCCCGCCGAGGTCCCGACGCTCGAACCGCTCCGTCAGGAGTCCTTCTTCTTCGCGACGAGCCACGCCACACCCACGCCGAGCAGGTAGAGGAGGATCATCGGCACGGCGAACACCGACATCGTGAGGGCATCCCCTGTGGGGGTGATCACCGCGGCGATGATCGCGATCGCGATGACCGCGTGCCGGAAGTACTTCATGAGGCTGCGCGGGGTCACGAGCCCCACGCGCGCCAGGAAGACGATGACGATCGGGAGCTCGAAGACCGCGCCCATGCCGATCACCACCCGGCTCAGGAACGAGAAGGCGGACGCGAGGGTCAGCTGCGCCTTGAAGCTCGTGCCCAGCCCCACGAGCCACTGCACCGACAACGGCACGGCGACGTAGAAGCCGAACGCACCCCCGGCCGCGAAGAACACCGTGCCGAAGAAAATGAAGGCGGCCGCGAGCCAGCGCTCGTTCTTGTAGAGCCCGGGCGCGACGAACGCCCAGACCTGGTAGAGCAGGAAAGGCGCCGCGACGAACAGCGCCGCGAGGGCCGACGCCTTCATGAAGACGAAGAAGGGCTCGGTGACCTGCACGAAGATGATGTCGCCGCCGGCGAACAGGCTGTTGCGCATCGGCTGCATCAGGAAGTCGAGGATCTTGTCCGAGAAGGCCCAGGCGGCCATGAACAGGATCACGTAGGCGACGGCGGCCTTGAACAGCCTCGACCGCAGCTCGTCGAGGTGCTCCAGGAACGACATCGCGCCCTGGGGCTTAGCTTCGGGTTCGCTCATCTTCGACGGGGGAGGGCTCGGGCGGAGGGGCCTCGGCCTCCGAGGCGCGCTGAGCGGCGGCGAGCTCCGCGAACGTCGTGGGAGTTCTCGCGGTCGGGACGTTGTCCGATGCGGGGCGCGGACCCTGGGGCGGCTCGAAGGTCGTCGCCTGCTCGATCTCGCGGCGGGTGTTCTTGACCTCCTCGAGATCGACCTCGCGCTCGAGGCTCACGCGGAAGTCCTGGGTCGCCTTGCGGAACTCGGCGAGGGTCCTGCCGATCGTCCTGCCGATCTCCGGGAGCTTGCGCGGCCCGAAGACGAGCAGGGCCAGCACGAAGATGAGTAGGACCTCGGAGCCGCCCAGTCCGAACATCGAACCCGCCGGGACCGGCGAGAGCCGGCCGGAAAACGCCGAACTTCCGGAAGCGCCGCAGGCTACCCTCCGCTCCGGGGGGTGTCAAGGCGACCTCCGGGGCGGGAAAGGCACGCGCCCGCTGCAAAACCGGTGGTCGGCGATGCGACCTCCTCTTATACTTTTGAACGACTTCCACCAAGAGGTGCCCATTGAGCCCCAGCTTCCGTCGCGGCGTCCTTCTCGGCGTGCTCTTCCTCGGCGGCGGCGCTCTCGCGGGAGGGCTGTTCGGAGGCGTGAACGCGCAGTCCGACAAGGCACAGAACCCGCTGCGGAACTTCGGCCGCATCCTCGCCCTCGTGGAGGACAACTACGTCGGGAAGGGGGACGCGGAGGCGCTGGTCGGCAACTCGATCCAGGGGATGCTCCGGACCCTCGACCCTCACAGCAATTACCTCGATCCCGAGAACTACACCGAAATGCGCGACGAGCAGCGCGGCAAGTTCTACGGGCTCGGCATCCAGATCACCAAGCGCGGACCCGACAAGCCCCTCACGATCATCGCCCCGATCGACGGAACCCCCGCCCAGAAGGCGGGGCTCCAGGCCGGCGACATCATCGCGAAGATCGAGGGGGACGACACGATCGGCCTGACCGTCCAGCAGGCGGTGCGCCGGCTCAAGGGGGACCGGGGGACGAAGGTCACGATCTCGATCCAGCGGCCGGGTGAGGCCACGTCGTTCGACGTCACGCTCGTGCGCGACGAGATCCCGACCCACAGCATCCCCGTGGCGTTCATGGTCGACGGCGGCGTGGGCCTGGTGCGCATCTCGAACTTCACGAGCACCACCGCCACCGAGCTCGACCAGGCGGTCTCGAAACTCCGCGCCCAGGGAATGGAGCGTCTCATCCTCGACCTCCGCGCGAATCCGGGAGGACTCCTCGAGCAGGCGGTCGCCGTCTCCGAGCGCTTCGTCCCCGCCGGCAAGATGGTCGTCTACACGCGCGGGAGGATCGCCGGCTCCGACCAGGACTACCTGGCGTCGAAGGGCGCTCCCCGCATCGAAGCGCCGCTCGTGGTCCTCGTCGACCACAGTTCCGCATCCGCGAGCGAAATCGTCTCCGGAGCGATCCAGGATCACGATCGGGGCCTCGTCATCGGCGAGACGACGTTCGGCAAGGGGCTCGTGCAGCGCGTCATCCCGCTCCGGGACGGTGGCGCCCTCGCGCTGACGACGGCGAAGTACTACACGCCCTCCGGGCGGCTGATCCAGCGCGACTACTCCGACCTCGACGACTACTTCGACCCCGAGTTCGCCGAGGACGGCGAGGAACCGCAGCCCGCGCCCGAGCCCACCGACCGCGAGGTCCGGCAGACCGACTCCGGTCGCCCGGTGTACGGCGGAGGCGGGATCACCCCCGACTACATCGTGAAGCAGGAGAAGGCGCCGATCCTCCTGTCCCGCATGCTCCGCGAGAACCTCTTCTTCGACTTCTCGGTTCGGTTCGCCGCGAAGAACCCCGAGCTCGCGCGCACGTTCGCCGCGGACGACCGCGTCCTCCAGGAGTTCCGGGACTTCATCCGGTCCCGGAAGTTCGAATACGAGGAGGCGGCGTTCGAGTCGGCGAAGGACCTCATCGGGCTGCGCCTGCGCGCCCAGGTCGCGCGCGTCAAGTGGGGCCCCGAGGCCGAATCGCTGATCTTCGCGCAGTCGGATCCGGTCGTGCGCAAGGCGCTCGGCGTGTTCGACGAGGCGGCGCGCCTGTCGGCAGCCGGCGAGGAGAGCCGCCGCGAGAAGGAGCGCCAGTCGGCGCAGAACCGCCCCGCGTCCTAGACTAGGGCGCCGTTCCGCGGGCCATCGCGAGCTTGCCGTCGAGCCCCGACGCGTGGAACCGCCGGAGCGTGCGCAGACGCTCGGCGGTGGACCTCCCCTCGAGCCGCTCGAGGAACCGCAGCCCGAACCGCGCCGCGTCGTGATACCGGCTTCGCACCTCGGGGGCGTGGTGCTCCCAATCGGCCTTGTGGAACAGGTGCCAGCGCAGCCAGAGCCGCTCCCGGCGCTCCAGTCGCGGTCGCCGTCCCGCGAGGAAGCGGGCCAGCACCAGCTCCTTGCTCACGTTCGCGTGGAACTCGAGCTCGAGCAGCGTGAACGGCCGGTGGGCCTCGACCCGCTCGGCGATCAGGAGGAGGTGGTCCACCTCCTCGACGAGCGCTCCGAAGGCGTCGACGTTCTCCTCCCCCACCCCGTGCTGCGGGGGGTGCGACTCGAGGATCGAGATCAGCGCGTCCGGATAGTAGATCGACGCCCGGACGCCGTCGTCGGTCTCCCGGACGAGAGTCCGGGCGCCCTGGTCGCCGTCGCCGGCCACCGTCCGGACTTCGGCGCCGGAGTAAAGGCGCCGGTACCCCGCATCTCCGATCACGAACCGGGCGACGTCCCCGACCGACGTGGTGCGCCCGTACGTGCGCTCCAGCAGCCCCTGGACGACGCGAAGGAGCGGGGCGCCGCTCATGCGCCGGCTTCTCCCGCGGTCTCCGCGACGTATTCGAACGCGGCGCCGTTCCAGACGATCCGCAGCCCGTCGTATCCCACGTCGGCTCGGACCATCCCGTGCACGCGGCGCCGCACTTCGTCCGCGTCGAACGTCCCCGGCCCCTGGCGGAGCTCGCGCAGCCAGCGCACGAGCGCGTCCCGATCGCCCGAGCCGCGCCGATCGTCCCGGCGGATCTTCCGGGCGATCTCCACGTTGCACACGTTCTCGAGGACCGCCGCGAGGTGCCGCGCCCCGAAAAGCGGAGAGAAGCCCCGACGGAGCAGCTCCTCGCGGGCGGACGGATCGAGCGCCAGCCTCAATCCATGCACCTCGCTCCAGCGCCGGGCGATCCGGTCGAGCTCGAGGTCGAGGATCCGCGAGGCGCTCGAGCGCGACAGCCTGTCGAAGTGGATCATCCTCACGCGGTTGACGAACTCCGGGCTGAGCGCACGACGCAGGTCCTGCGCGACCTCGCGACCGGCGAGCCCCTCGCGCGCCTCGTCGTCCCCGAACCCGATGGGCGCGCCCCGCTGCTGCTGCTCGCTGTACCCGAGGTTCGACGTGAAGAAGACGATGGAGTTGGAGAAGTTCAGCACGCGTCCGCGGTTGTCGGTGACCGTGCCGCGGTCGAGGATGCCGAGGAAGAAGGTCCGCAGATGCGGGTGGGCCTTCTCGACCTCGTCCACGAGGATCACGGAGACCGGCGCGCGGCATGCCTTCTCGTGGAAGACGGCGAGGATCCCCTCCTCGTCGGAGCGGATGAAGCCGCGCGTGGCTCCCCGCAGCTCGTGGATGTCCGAGGGATAGGTGAAGTTCGGGCCCTCGAGGGTCAGCATCGGGACCTCGATCTGCCACAACCCCTCCAGCAGGCGGACCAGGCTTTCCACGAGGTGGTTCTTGCCGACGCCGGTGGGACCGACGAGGAAGAACGCCGGGGGCTTGCGGAGGTCGCGCGTTCCCGACGCGAACAGACCGAGCTCGTCGCAGAGCGCCTGGACGGCACGGGGCTGGTCGACGACCGTGGCGTCGAGGGCGGTGCGGATCCGATCCACGTCCAGCGCGGAGAAGAGCACCATCCGCTCGTACGCGCTGATCAGCTCGTGGCGATCGAGCGCCGCGGATTCGGGCTCGTCCCCGCGCGCCGCCTCGAGGTAGGCGTCCTCGACCGCGCCGAGGACGGCGATGGAGCCCCTGAGCTCCTGCGATCCCTCCGCTTCCTCCACCGGGGCCTGGAGGTGTCGGAGGATCCCCGCGTGTTGCGGGAATCGGTCCGAGCACTGGCGCAGGAACGCGACCTCGTCCTCGACGGGAAGCACGAGGAGCTTGTTCTGGCGGAAGAACTCGCGCAGCCGCCGATCCTCGGCGAGCAGGCGCAACGTCTCGCTCGCGGCGAGGTAGGCGCGCGCGCCGAGCTCGGCGAGGTCGATGCCGTGCACCTGCCGGAGCCCGAGCAGGCCCGCGTCGAACAGCGCCTTGTCGCCGACGCGACGCACGTCCTCGGGGAGCCGGCGCACCCGGTAGAGGACCTCGCCGTCCCCCCGTCGTTCCTCCTCGATGAGGCGCCCCACGAGGGACGGGAGGAGCGTCCGGTCGGGGGTCATGATGCGGGCGATCCTGTCTTCGGAGTACACGTCGGTCCGCAGCAGCGAACACGCCGTCACCACGCGCATGAGGTGACGCAGCTCGAGCTCGTCGACGGGCCGGTCGGGAGAGGCCGTCCGGGCCGCCTCGCGCAGCCGGGCCTCCAGGTTCTTGTCGTCGATCCCTTCGATCCGTTCCATGCCTGAAATATTGCCTGATCCGACGGAAAGTCGAACGGGTCACCTTGACACCCCTCGGGGCGAATCCTAGAGTGTCAGCACTCGCGGTGAGCGAGTGCCAGATGAACGGCATAAGCGTCCTTTATGCAAGGACTTAGACGAATCAGGAGGTTACGCACATGAAGCTGAAGCCGCTCTAC
The genomic region above belongs to Candidatus Polarisedimenticolaceae bacterium and contains:
- a CDS encoding DUF4388 domain-containing protein; the encoded protein is MHGSTSQESVRVTTGRLEGISVPDLFWSLCRSRSTGVLHLTSKGNTKRVYFQEGRIIFAASTDPNDRLGEMLLREGVIRLDHLERAIARLPEGKRLGTILVEAGHLSPDHLVKGVLRQVRAIVLSLFPWEEGEHTFVEGPLPTDEVVTLGMNTGDLLIQGIRSVRSFSRIRRSVGSPRTRYRATESWRDAADGLQLSEGERQLLTRLDGAPEPVSKLCEEVYLSNFEIYQALWAFKVLGLIQEAEAVPDAPSTFGVEGRLDADGLAGLFVRLGRAAETGVLFVTRGSVERTFHLREGRCVFATSNSIDDGLIAYLLRRGVISLRDREETARRLLSNKRVGTILQEMGVIQADELDRLVREHLLEIVWDTFRWPEGEWLFASGELPSFESITMDRSLEDLILQGLRGVSSWPRIKEGCGGLGSRLELTPGYLGVLDRMTVSAEDWELVTSLRSPRSPLELCREHPLGDYRVCQTLWALRLLGAVAEAPLDEAIDMAFGGAPAAPAESSEPPAPVEPAPIAPAQVADEAFEVTRIDEITPSVTAGDGAIAPSEWSEPTEERTDGPHAWKPSEDVGAVEISGDADGAEIVNEAWRLATPEAESWGRPEPEPETPPEPAAGDGPHFEMATPGTGVASPYPEAEDLSPARDFELDLPATRLEAFEAEPEAVAEPVPAPEPEPEPLPEPEAESEVSGAPLASLGALDSPDTDRTMIIPREQVEALFATDMPIVEPPVAAAPVPAPVDESHPEPEPEPGAEAELPAWEPPVGIDDEIARFNARHKIVFGEIRKEIGAGAVNFVKSCRASLGTRAGQLFVAAELQGDGSYEPGSLRRSVIDVRMEDAPDAFRGLIDQELTRLAIAIGEKRLAALRERLEKA
- a CDS encoding Trm112 family protein; translation: MSVDSRLLEILVCPACHAKVRPTEGSAGLACEGCGRVYPIRDGIPVMLVEEASAPTRR
- a CDS encoding glycosyltransferase family 9 protein, yielding MEFPAEIHRGLADHGAGLRVLVLRLGAFGDILRALPAMRLARFALPDAAFHWVCDDRWAGIVEGHPDLDGVIPLPRRSPSVGAWVAFVRALRAVRPSLVLDFHGNLRSGLVGRLSGAPVRLGHEGHQQKEGNRWLTTHRVPAGERRRSRIDRNLDLVRALGVPASPLPSAGIEIPASAERRAREIVRELGALPNGYAILNPGASASQAYKKPPRPLLQAAATRLSTAGVRPIVVHGPGEIDDARAVAAGAGAGLAPATSIFELAALLAGARLFVGGDSGPLHLACAVLCPVVGIYGPTDPVVNAPWGSEHRVVAPPGRVYTGIRRLDRESGGFAGIVAADVEVAVDALLQATARALSE
- a CDS encoding lipopolysaccharide kinase InaA family protein, which translates into the protein MARREEEGLLTERFERRDLGGTSLWARRDLMPAALAAGLAGADGWEPRLDRSSGGRGPTGLLELGTSGPRARLKRLRRGGLAGPIWRDRFLGRSRILSNLTGPLEARRRGIPTPEPLLLLAIPGPPGLWRGWLATEDLPDAVPLERWLGTPEEPAIVREAMRIVRRMHDAGIEHRDLNLGNLLVRPSSGGHDVVILDLDDARIHAGALGFAARRRALCRLERSTAKRTGRPSFDGWYVAYAADDLELAARLASGRVIDRMWIAVHRLTWKG
- the tatC gene encoding twin-arginine translocase subunit TatC, with product MSEPEAKPQGAMSFLEHLDELRSRLFKAAVAYVILFMAAWAFSDKILDFLMQPMRNSLFAGGDIIFVQVTEPFFVFMKASALAALFVAAPFLLYQVWAFVAPGLYKNERWLAAAFIFFGTVFFAAGGAFGFYVAVPLSVQWLVGLGTSFKAQLTLASAFSFLSRVVIGMGAVFELPIVIVFLARVGLVTPRSLMKYFRHAVIAIAIIAAVITPTGDALTMSVFAVPMILLYLLGVGVAWLVAKKKDS
- the tatB gene encoding Sec-independent protein translocase protein TatB; this translates as MFGLGGSEVLLIFVLALLVFGPRKLPEIGRTIGRTLAEFRKATQDFRVSLEREVDLEEVKNTRREIEQATTFEPPQGPRPASDNVPTARTPTTFAELAAAQRASEAEAPPPEPSPVEDERTRS
- a CDS encoding S41 family peptidase → MSPSFRRGVLLGVLFLGGGALAGGLFGGVNAQSDKAQNPLRNFGRILALVEDNYVGKGDAEALVGNSIQGMLRTLDPHSNYLDPENYTEMRDEQRGKFYGLGIQITKRGPDKPLTIIAPIDGTPAQKAGLQAGDIIAKIEGDDTIGLTVQQAVRRLKGDRGTKVTISIQRPGEATSFDVTLVRDEIPTHSIPVAFMVDGGVGLVRISNFTSTTATELDQAVSKLRAQGMERLILDLRANPGGLLEQAVAVSERFVPAGKMVVYTRGRIAGSDQDYLASKGAPRIEAPLVVLVDHSSASASEIVSGAIQDHDRGLVIGETTFGKGLVQRVIPLRDGGALALTTAKYYTPSGRLIQRDYSDLDDYFDPEFAEDGEEPQPAPEPTDREVRQTDSGRPVYGGGGITPDYIVKQEKAPILLSRMLRENLFFDFSVRFAAKNPELARTFAADDRVLQEFRDFIRSRKFEYEEAAFESAKDLIGLRLRAQVARVKWGPEAESLIFAQSDPVVRKALGVFDEAARLSAAGEESRREKERQSAQNRPAS
- a CDS encoding AAA family ATPase, translating into MERIEGIDDKNLEARLREAARTASPDRPVDELELRHLMRVVTACSLLRTDVYSEDRIARIMTPDRTLLPSLVGRLIEEERRGDGEVLYRVRRLPEDVRRVGDKALFDAGLLGLRQVHGIDLAELGARAYLAASETLRLLAEDRRLREFFRQNKLLVLPVEDEVAFLRQCSDRFPQHAGILRHLQAPVEEAEGSQELRGSIAVLGAVEDAYLEAARGDEPESAALDRHELISAYERMVLFSALDVDRIRTALDATVVDQPRAVQALCDELGLFASGTRDLRKPPAFFLVGPTGVGKNHLVESLVRLLEGLWQIEVPMLTLEGPNFTYPSDIHELRGATRGFIRSDEEGILAVFHEKACRAPVSVILVDEVEKAHPHLRTFFLGILDRGTVTDNRGRVLNFSNSIVFFTSNLGYSEQQQRGAPIGFGDDEAREGLAGREVAQDLRRALSPEFVNRVRMIHFDRLSRSSASRILDLELDRIARRWSEVHGLRLALDPSAREELLRRGFSPLFGARHLAAVLENVCNVEIARKIRRDDRRGSGDRDALVRWLRELRQGPGTFDADEVRRRVHGMVRADVGYDGLRIVWNGAAFEYVAETAGEAGA